CAGTATTTACATGGGTAGTTGTAGTGCCATCAGCATTTATTCTGGCACATTATACAGGACTTGGAATTGTGAGTGTATATTTCCTGGTTCAGGCAACAGAGCTGATAAAAGTAGTGATTGGATATTTTATGGTAAAAAGTAACGTATGGGTTGTACAAATGGTATAAGCCGACAGGGACGGGGTTTTCCGGCTTTTTTGCTTGCAAAAAAGCCGGAAAATCCCGTCCCAAAATGGCACTAGGAGGAAAAAAGATGAGTTATATTACTACATATACAAGGAAACATTTTGACCCGGTAAACCCTGATCCGGAATTAATCTGTATCGAAGATATTGCTCATGCACTTCCGCTAATCTGCAGAGGAAATGGACAGGTTAGTTCATTTTGGTCTGTTGGGGAGCACTGTATTTTGTGTTCAAAAGAAGCTGTGGCAAGGGGCCATGAGGATCGACTGGTATTGGCACTTCTTTTGCATGATGCGAGTGAATGTTATATGTCAGATGTTCCACGTCCGTTAAAACAAATCATGGATATATATAACAAACAGGAAAAGCATTTGCTCGATGTTATATATACAAAATTTCTTGGTTCGACACTAAGCGAAGAAGAGGAGCGTCAACTAAAAGAAATTGATGATGCAGTTTTATGGTATGATCTGAAATATTTATTAGGTGAAGGAGAGGAAGCTGAAAAGCCCAAACTTCATGTAAATGTTGATTATACAGTACGTGAATTTAAAGAAGTGGAGCAGGAATATTTGAAATTATTTGAAAAATATACTTGCAAATAATTTCTTTTGAAATATTGACAAGTTATAAAACATATGATATATCTATCATAACTCTTTGCACTGCATATAAAACTACAGTACAAACTGAGCAGACCGTGATAGATTATCATGGAGTCGGGTCACACAGGTGACAGTGGAATGAATCTTTGCATCCACGGGACAGTAGTTGCTTATACTGGTTCGTGGGTGTTTTCTTTTTTTTTGGAAAACGTATCATATTTAATTCCCACATATATTAGTGCCATAGAGCTATCTTATTTATTTGGAGGTAACGAATATGGAAACAAGTGATTTTCAAAAGGTGGCAAATAAGGTATCATTTATTACAATTATTGGAAATATTGTATTGTCGTTGTTGAAGCTTTTCGCAGGAATCATAGCACATTCCAATGCAATGATCAGTGACGCTATTCATTCCGCATCAGATGTATTTAGTACATTTGTAGTAATCATCGGAATAAAAGTATCTTCGAAAAGTGCTGATAAGGAGCATCCTTATGGTCATGAGCGTCTGGAATGTGAGGCGGCGATCATTCTGTCGCTGGTTTTATTTATCACAGGACTTGGAATCGGGCTGGAAGCATTAAATAATATAATGCAGGGAGAATATAATAACCTTCAGGTTCCGGGAATGTTGGCATTGATTGCTGCAATTATATCAATTGTCAGTAAAGAAGGTATGTATTGGTATACAAGACATTATGCCAAAAAAATTGATTCCAGTGCATTGATGGCAGATGCGTGGCATCATCGTTCCGATGCAATTTCTTCGATTGGAGCACTTATCGGAATTGCAGGTGCGAGATTAGGATTTCCAATAATGGATTCCATTGCAAGTTTAGTTATCTTTGTATTTATCGTAAAAGCAGCCTATAGTATTTTCAAAGATGCTATGGATAAGATGGTAGATCACTCTTGTGACGGGGATACAGAAAATGCAATCCGCGCGTGTGTAAGAAAGAATAAAAATGTGCGGGGAATCGATCTGCTTCAGACAAGAATTTTTGGAAATAAAATATATGTGGATATTGAAATCGCACTGGATGGAACTATGACTTTGCAGCAGGCACACAATATTGCAGAAGAAGTTCATGATGAGATAGAAAATGATTTTCCTAAGGTAAAGCATATTATGGTGCATGTGAATCCGGAAAAATAGAATGTCGAGGGTAGCCTTGAAATAGAAAGTATAGAGAAATGTAAATGAATGAAAATCAAAAAGGAAAAATATATTATCATCTTCCGGGATTATTTGAATTTTATGAATTATATAGCGTATTCCTTCCATTATTTCAGGAACATAGAGAATATTTTTATGATTGGTGTGAAATAGGCTCTATATATGGTGCTCCGGCAGATTGCATCTGGGGAGGAGGACGAGTCGGATTTGGAGACTGCGATTCGCAAGCGGTGTTGAAGATGATGCAGAAATATGGAATTTCGGCAAGGCTTACATTTAGTAATTCATTACTGAAGGAAGAGCATTTATCAGATAAAAAGTGTAATGAATTGTGTGTACTGTTTGAAAATGCCAACGAAAAACAGAATGGTATTATTGTTCACTCCGATCTGTTATTAGAATATTTACAAAATAAATATCCGGGATTTTATTTTGTATCATCGACCACGAAAGTCTTAACGGAATTTGAACAGCTCATGAATGAGGTAAACAGGTCAGAGTTTCGTTATGTAGTGCCGGATTTTCGGTTGAATAAGGCTTTTGATAAATTGGAGCAAATGACTGGAAGTGAGAAAGAGAAGATAGAGTTTTTGTGCAATGAATGTTGTTGGTTTGGGTGCAAAGACAGAAAATATTGTTATGAAACGGTCAGTCGGAAGAATCTGGGAGAAGATTGCCCAGAGCATCTGTGTCGCGCACCGGAGTCAGAACAGGGATATCTTTTTTCGAAAGCTATGACAAATCCGGGATTTATTGGTATTGATGAGATAAGAAATATTTATATGCCAATGGGATTTTCAAACTTCAAAATAGAAGGTCGTAGCCTTGGCAGTGCATTAATTTTAGAATTTTTACTATATTATATGACAAAACCAAATTATCAACTTCAAGTCAGAGAAGCAATATATTTGGATAATATGTTGGACCTGTTTTAGAAATACAATGTCTAAGGAGGAAAGCAGTATGTGTACAGCAGCAACTTATAAAACAAAAGATTTTTATTTTGGAAGAACACTTGATTATGAATTTTCTTACGGAGATCAGATTGCGATAACACCGCGCAACTATCCGTTGCATTTCCGACATGCCGGTGATATGGAAAATCATTATGCAATCATCGGAATGGCACATGTGGCAGGCGATTATCCACTGTATTATGATGCCATTAATGAAAAAGGTGTTGGTATGGCAGGACTTAATTTTGTGGGAAATGCAGCTTATGCGGATGTTTGGTCAGGGGTGGATAATATCGCACAGTTTGAATTTATCCCTTGGATATTAAGCCAGTGTTCTTCAATCGTGGAAGTCCGTAAACTGCTTGGACAGATTAATATTGTAAATACGCCATTTAGTGAGCAATTTCCGTTGGCACAATTACACTGGATCATTTCAGATGAAAAAGAATCCATTACTGTAGAATCGATGGCAGATGGCATGCATATTTATGATAATCCGCTAGGAGTACTGACAAATAATCCTCCTTTCCCGCAGCAAATGTTTCAGTTAAACAATTATATGCATCTTTCTCCAAAGCAGCCGGAAAATAATTTCGGCAATGGGATCGAGCTTAATGCATATAGCCGTGGAATGGGAGCATTGGGGCTTCCGGGAGATTTATCTTCATCATCTCGATTTGTACGTGTGGCGTTTACGAAAGTAAATTCATTTTCCGGCGAGTCCGAGGAAGAAAGTGTCAGCCAGTTTTTCCACATTCTCGGTTCGGTAGATCAGCAGCGTGGTTGTTGCGAAGTGTCAGATGGAAAATATGAGATTACATTGTATACTTCTTGTTGCAATGCTACAAAAGGAATTTATTATTATAACACATATGAAAATCATCAGATCAGTGCAGTAGATATGCATAGAGAAGATTTAGAAAGTCAGAAATTGATTTGCTATCCGGTTATTCAAGGAGAAAAAATAAACTTCCAGAATTAAGGGGTGCCGGTTGGGGACGGAGTTTAGGGTGAACCATTGGGGACGGAGTCAATAACATTTAGTTAAGCTTTTTTCATCATAGTATGAACCTATTGAAGTTCTCTTCCCTAAGCTTTTAAAAAGTATTATTATCATAAAAGTAGATGATTTTTATAAGAAAATATTTTTTTGCACCATAATCAGGCAGAGCCTTGCTTCTGCCTGATTAATACAATATAATATATCTTGTGTTAAGCTCTATTGTTTAACGGCTTTACAGTTTGTGATCTGACCTGTCGAGCGGTCTGTTGTTTCACCCTAATAGCTGTTTGATGTCGTAGCATTAGAGCTTTTACTATATCATTCGTCATTCGATGTTTTATGAATCTTCGTGCAATAGGAAGAACATCTTCAAAGGATATTTTGTATTCATATTTCCTTTTTTTCTTTCCTTGCTCTTTCTTTTTTTCTTCTGTAGCAAAGGCGTGAAGAAGTGAGGCAAAGTTATACATAATAAGTTTTGCATATACTTCTTGAATAATCAGTTCCCGATTAACCGAATGTAAATACACTAGTGAAAGCGCATATTTTAAGCGTCGGAAAGAAGTTTCAATAGACCATCTTTTCCAGTAAAGTTCTCGTAGATCCAGTGCAGAAAAATTTTTTAATGGTAAATTAGAAATCAAATATTCGTAGTTTCCATTTTCAAGTTGTATACAGGTGCATCGAATTTTCATGGTATATACACTTTTCTTATCATTAATCGGAATCGGCTCGAAGATTCTTTTATTTTTTACTATTTTCATTTTATCCCCATGACAAAGATGCTTGTTTTTTTTCGATCTTGTTACGTCCAAAACAATCTCTCTATCTGATTCTGTTTCAGCTGGCAAAATATCTTTCAGAAAAGCAGATGGTGCAGACGGAGATTTCCAGCGAATGAGAAAAAATTTCTTTTTTTCAATTAAATGAGCCATTGTGTTTAGCGAGGCATATCCTCTATCTGCGATAAGTATCGTATTTTCTGGCAGATTACAGTGATCGACCATATGACAGAAAGCCTGTGTTTCATTCATTTTAGGGCGTGGTTGGGTAACAGCAGTAATATACCTGTTTTCACAGATATCAAACAAAGTGTTCAAATGCATCTGAAAAAACACATTGTCACTTCGAGCCTGTTTTATACGATATTCAAAATCATTTTTATTAGTAGGAAGATTAATATCAGAACCATCTACTGCAACAAGATGAAACCCTTTATACGTTTTGGTAAAAGGAATTTTTTCATTAAAAGATTTTAAAAGATACGGGAAAAAATCAGCAATTAGTTTTTTTCGCTGTTGTGTGAAAGCTGATTTAGATGGAACTTTCTTGTTTTGGGACATAAAAAAGTTAAATAATTCTGTATTTGTCCTATTCATGGTGAGGCAGAGAGTAGATTTTACCGTGTCAGAAAAAGGACAGAGTCTGTGTCTGGTCATATCTGAACCTGGAGTATTAACATACAAATGAATATTTTTCTCTGCTGTTTCAAGAACAGAGAAGAAACGTTTTCGAATAGTTGCTGGTGTCATGTACATGTGTGGTACCTCCTTGAAGTAAAAATATATCTAACTTCAAAGGGCACCTTACTGATTATAATAATCAGTAAGGTGCCGCACATTTTTACGATTTTGTCAACTATTAATTGAAAAAAGCTTAACTAAATGTTATTGGGACGGAGTTTAGTGGCTTTTTGCGAGCAAAAAGCCACTAAACTCCGTCCCCAAATGGTCCACCAAACTCCGTCCCCAAATGGTCTTGTATGAAAATAATGTTTTTGATAATATAAATATATTAAACTGTTTAAATGTCTTTTATCGATAAAGATCATATTGGCAGAGAAAATAATTTTATAAGAAGTGGTGAAAGAAATGAAAACATCTGACAGAGTCATCCTTCCTTTGGTTGGAAGTGCATTTCAACCGGGAAAGGCAGCAGAAGCAATTGAAAGAATAGAAGATAAGGAACTGGCGCAGATTGCACAGGGAGAATATTATTTCTTCTCAGCTCAGGCAGAAAAATGTGTGGAGATGGTAAAAGATTATCTGGATCATGATGATGTGATGCTCCGGCTATCGGCGGATATGCTTTATATATTTGCGAATCTTACACTTGGAGATCCTCAGGCAGCACAGCATACAAGGGAAGATGTGCATCAGTGTCTGACATGGGCAATGCAGGAGGACGCGCCTGTGAATGTAAAGGCAGCATGTCTGTTCGCATTTTATGTAATCAGCACATTTCTTCATATACCGCCGGAGAAAGGAACCCCACCACTTCAGCAGTACATTCCGTATCTTCCAATTGGACAACGATTATTTGCAGTGAGTCTTTTAGCACATGAGATTTATCTGAGACAGGATTATGCAAAGGCAAAAGGTGTTGTACAGGGTGCATTTCTGATGGCAGACGGAGTTTATCCGATTTCCATGATTTATCTGGGGTGCGTACAGGCAATGTGTCAGATTAATCTGAAAGAACAAGAAGAAGCAATTCAGACGGTGACCCGGGCATGGGAGAGGGCAAGACCGGACAAACTCATGGAACCATTCATCGAGTATCATGGTCTACTTCAGGGGACTTTGGAAGTCTGTATCCGGAGAAAAGAGCCGGAAATGTACAAGAAGCTGGCGGATGGTGTACTTGCATTTAGCTGTGGTTGGATGAAGATTCACAATCCCAAGACGCAAAAGGCAGTGACGGATCTTTTGACTCCGCTGGAATTTTCCATAGCCATGCTGGCGTGCAGGGATTGGACGAACAAGGAAATCGCAGAACATCTGGGACTGTCTGTGAATACGGTGAAGCACTATGTCTCCGGAATTCTGGAAAAACTACAGATTGATAAACGTGATAAGATTAAAGATTTTGTAAATCAATAATATGATATGGAAAGTGTCTGTTTTACAGAGAAATTGTAAAATAGGCACTTTTTTTGCTTTCAACGGGCATGTGCGGATTGTATTTTTTTTGATACAATATGTATAGACACTTATTTTTGAGAAAAAAATGAGGAGGGATAATACATATGAAGAAACGTCTGATCAGTATGATTTTGAGTGCGGCACTGCTTGCAACATCGGTGCCGGTCACGGCATTTGCTGAAGATGCGAATACGCAGAATCCGGTTGTGCATTCGGAGGAAGGAACGTCTCAGGGTTCGAATGTGCTGAAGGAAACCAGCATTGACTATAAGAAAAATGGAGGAGCGTTTGTGGAAGGATACACGGCTCCGTCTAATTACGACGAGCCGGTGACAGAACTTCCGGGAGCAGAGAAGATCACAAAAGCAGGATATGAGTTTGCCGGCTGGTATGATAATGAGAAGTTTAACGGGGAACCGGTTAATTTGCTTAGTACGGCTGATCATACTGGCAGCGTTGTCCTCTATGCAAAATGGACGGAACGTTACTATTATGTGGATATTCCACAGAAGGTCAATGCGAATGGGGATAAGTTTACGATAAAAGCGGATGCAGGTGGATTATATGACAAGGATTATGTGAGTGTGACAGTCCAGTCTGAAAATGACTGGAAATTAAAGAGTGGTTTACATAGTCTTGCATATGAACTGAGAAATCCGCAGAGTGGTTCGGCACTGGAAAATGGTTCGGTTGTCGCAAGTCTTACGAAAGATGAGAGCCATAAGCAGCAGGAATATGACTGCAACATTCTGGACAAACCGAACTATACGGGTGATTATACAGATCACCTGACTTTTGATATTGCATTTCAAGATACAACGTACAACATTAAATATGAGACAAATGGCGGAACTATCACGAAGAAGAATCCGCAGCAGGCAGATCAGATGCTCACAATAACAGAAGAGCAGTACCAGGCAGGAACTATTCTGAAGGATCTGCCGGCACCGGTGAAAAAGTCCAGTACATTTCTTGGCTGGTGTTACGATGAAGCATGCACCAGATATGTGGACAGTAAGGATCGTCTTTTGAGTGATGTGACACTGTATGCTTCCTACGCAGACAACCAGCCGATGGAAGAAGTGTCCATGGCGACTTATGCCAGAGCAAATGATGTGGCAACAGATTTTACGATTCCGGTGACGGATACAAGTGCTGCTATGACGCCTGACCAGGTGCGGAAAAATTTCACGATAAAAAACGTGACAGATTCTTCCGAAATGGTTACGGTAGATGTGACCGAAGGAGCAGACCATACATTTACGATCAGTAATCCGAACGGATGGACACCGGGGGCGGCCTATAAGTTGGAGCTTCAGGAAAAGGCATTATATTTTACAGGATTTGACCCGACGATCCGTGTCTATGATTTTACGGTCTACCGCGAAGAAGTCAAAAATGTAGAGTTAAATAAAGAGATTAAGTATATTCACAAGAAAGAGCTGTCCAATCTGACTGTAAATGGAAAGAAAGTAGAGGAAGTCTCAATCGCGGCAATGACGATTGGAACAGACGGTTCCCTGACCGAAGAAGGCAGTGACACGACCGGAACATTTACTTATAAGAAGCAGTTAGAAGTCGGCGACCAGGTCGCAATTTATTCCGGTGATGTGATCCCGACCATGGATATGTCCTCTGGTGACAACAGTGATGTGTCATTTGTCGAGATTACAGGAGCGGATGGTGACAAGTATACATATCGCGGCTCCAGACCGGAAGATGTGCTCTTTATGCCGGATGTGCTGCCGCTTTCTATGGATAAAGATCAGGACGGTGATCCGGATAATAACAGTGTAACGATTAATGTCAGTGATCTGACCTTTGGTGATGACGCTATGAGTCAGGCTATGGATCTGGACAGTGAGACAACCGTAGATGCGGGTGATTATCTGGCAATTTATACGGGGACAATGGGAGAGAATGGAAGCGGAGCTGTGTCTCTCTATGGAGAGATTACGAGCGTGCTGTTATCTGGAGACAAATATATAGTAAGCTATATTCCTGTGAGCGAAGAAGATATGCGTCAGACTATGGACGTGTATCAGAAGGAAAATGTAGAAGGTGAGGAGCTTCTGGAAGATACAGATGTGCAGGCGCTGGAAGAGGATATTGAGACACAGGCAGTAGACAGCGGATTTGCATCAGAAGTTGCAGAAAGAGTTGCTGATGCGGCAATGGAGACAGAATCTTTTGAGGAGCTTCAGGAATCTCTCAAGGAAGATATGAATGCAGATATCATGATTCAGAGCCAAAGCTATGGTCAGTTGAGAAAGGCAAGAGCCGCAGGTGGGGCAGGCGGTTCCAGTGTGGAATTAGGAGTACCGACTGTAAAAGCAAATCTCGGCACGACACTGAAACATTTTGACGGAGATGTGAGTGGACTAAGGCTTGCACTGGAGATTGGCGTGCCGATTACGATTCATGTGAACCGGGGCGCAGACATCGAGATCATGATCACAGCGACATTTGAACAGGAAGTGCGAGTATCCATCGATGTGGACGGTTCAGCCGTGTGGAAAACATGGGGATTTATTCCGTACATTGCAGATTATCGCGTAACGGCATCTCTGGAATTATATGAATACACAGGAATCGGACTGAATGTCAACTTCAAGACTGCAGAAACCGGAAACCCGGTATCTGATTCCAGTTCGAAATTACGAAAAGGTGTCAACAAGATTACCGAAGAGCTGAAGAATATGATGGAGAATGGCGAGGATTATCTAAATTCTGCATCAGGTCTCGTCAGTGGCGGAGATGAAATATCCGTATCCAAGTCTCTGGCAGAGAGGTACTCGGAACTTCTGGCAGACGAGGCAGACTGGGTGGAAATCTACAAGCGTCCGCTGGTAGACCAGCATTTCCGTGTGCTTCTGATCATTGACATTCAGGTGAAGCTGGAATTCGTTGTTTCCGCGAATGTGAACATTTCCATCGGAATGACGTACTGGTATAAGAATGCGAAAGAGTATGTCTTCTGTGTACGGGTCAAAGAGCGGACGGCGACCAATGATACGACAGATCTGGTAGAGGAGCAGTATGAATTTACGGCATATGCTATGGGAACTCTTGGCATCAAAGCCGGTGTGAGACTGACGGTGCGTGTGGGATTATTATCAACGTCCATCGCCAGTGTTGGTATCTCGGCGGATGTGGGCGGTTATGCACAGGTCTGGGGTTACCTCTACTACGAATTGAAGTATACGGCATCGGCAGGACGAAGCAGCCGTGCTATGGGAGCTATGTATCTGGAAATTGGTATTTATCTGGAAGTGAAGTTCGAGGCACAGGCACTGTCCAATGCATTTACCTATAATCCGACACTTTACGAGAACGAGTGGCCGCTTTATAGGGTAGGTGTTCTGGAAAATGTACTGGATTTTGCTTATACCCAGGATAAGATTGCCGAGATTAATATGAAGCGGGAGATTCAGTCGGTTCAGATTCCGGATGAATATTTCAAGATGCAATATATGGACATGAAGAACGGACTGGACGACGGAAAATATTACGAGAAGATTTACGAAGATGATACAAAGTATTTCAACATTTCCATGACGAACAGTGCGTTTACGTATGATCCGGCGACCAATATTATCCGTGTAAATCCAGGTGATGAGCCGGAGCAGGATGGCGAGATGATCATTACATGGAAAAACCAGGAAGGTACTTTCAATACGAAGCCGTGTGCAAGAAAGATCAAGCTTCACTGGGACCGCCTGCGAGATGGTTACTATATTGCATTCCAGAGTAATGGCGGATCTTTCGTCGATGCAATTACCGGAAAATATAATGCCAGGATCAAGAAACCGGAAGACCCGGTAAGACTCGGATACACATTTGCCGGCTGGTATGAGGACATGGATCTCACCATTCCATACACAATTCCGGAAACCATGCCGGAAGAAGACAGACTTGTCTATGCAAAATGGGAAGCAGCCGATGTGGGTTATACAGTCGTAGATTATATAGAAGGAACGAATGGAACCTATGAAGCACAGACTCCGGTGAAAATGAGTGGCAGGACGCAAGAGAAAGTAAGCCCGGTTCCAAAAGAGCGTACGGGATTTGTAACACCGCCGCAGCTTACGGAGACTGTAAAAGCAGACGGCAGTCTGGTCATCAATTACTATTATGCAAGAAATAAATATACACAGACATTCAAGTCCGAAAAAGAGACGGAGAATGGAACTGAGACAGAAGTGATCGCAGACGGAAATTACCGATATGGAACCATGATGCCGACACCGGCAGTCTACAGACCGGGATATGAATTCCTTGGCTGGGAGGACGAAGAAGGCGCTGAGGTTCCAAAGGAAGTTCCATCTGAGAACAAGACCTACATTGCAAAATGGAAAGCACTGGAAGGCATTACTTATACCGTGAAATACTACGTGCAGAATACGGATAACAGCGGATACAGCTTAAGTGAGACTGCGGCTCTGACCGGACAGATGGGAGAGAAAGTCACAGCAAAAGCAGCAGATTTTGACGAGAAAGTCTATCACTTAAAAGGTGAACTGCCGAAGGGAACGATCAAGGCAGATGGCAGTCTTGTACTGAAAGTGTACTATGATCTGAATGAGTACAAACTGACCTTTGATGCAAAAGGCGGAGAATCAGACCAGACAGAAGTGACGGCAAGATATGGTGACAAGATTGCATTACCGATGCTGACAAGAAAAGGCTATGTATTTGAAGGCTGGTATACAGACGAGGCATGTGAGAACGCATTTGGCCAGACGATGCCGGCAAAAGATATGACGGTCTATGCAAAATGGGAGAAGCAGAAAGTCAACTATACAGTCCGGCATCTGATGGAAAAATTGCCAGATGCAGAAGAAGAAAACCCGGGTGGAGATAAAGAAGAGTATCCGGACTTAGATAAACCGGTTGAGGAAGAAGATCCATATATCTTATATGAAGAGGAAGTCTTTGCGGCATATCCGGAAGATAAAGTGACGCCGGACGTGAAGCGTTACGAAGGCTTTACTTCACCGGAAACACAGACCGTGGTAGTGGACGGAAACGGCAACACAGTTATTGAATACAAGTATGCGAGAAATATCCATAAGCTGAAACTGGTAGACCGCGGGGTCGATGAAAATAATATGGAAGGATTCGGAATGCCATTTGGTGCGGCGATTACAGAAGTAGCAATCCGGGATGGATATCGCTTTGAAGGCTGGTATACAGATAAAGATTTCAACAATCGATTCGATGGAACCATGCCGGACAAAGATCTGACGCTCTATGCAAAACAGACACCAGTGATGAGCAACTATACCGTCTATCATTATAAAGAATCTGTAGATGGTTCTTACTTTGGTCTGACGGACGAAGAAGTATTAAGCGGACTGACAGAATCAGAAGTGACTCCGCAGCCAAAACAGTATGAAGGATTTACTTCGCCGGAGGCCAAAACAGAACAGGTAAATGGCTGGGGCGGACCGGATATCTGGTATTACTATACGCGGAACAGCTACAATCTGACTTATGTCCTGAATAATGGAGAAGATAACAAGACTTCAGAAGTTCGCTATGAGGCAGATATTACAAATACTCCGTCGCAAACAGGCTATGCATTTGCAGGCTGGTACACGGACGAAGCACTGACACAGCCGTACGTACAGACGACCATGCCGGCACATGACCTGACACTCTATGCAAAATGGGAAGCCGGAATGAAGACTTATCAGGTGAGACATTATCAACAGTCCATTGACAATTCAGAGCAGTATGATCTGGCAGAGACAGAAAATGTCACAGCTAAAACAGGAGAACATCTGACGCTGGCAGTAAAAGCGTATGAAGGATTTACAGCACCAAAGCCGGTTAGCTATGATGTAGTAGATGATGGCGAGATCACATATGTAGATTACAAATATACGCGTGACCGTCATCAGGTAACGATCTATTACAATAACGGTAATGACAGCGAGACAAAAGAACTTGCATATGGTGAGAAATGGGAGGAAAAATCATATCGTGCCGGTTATGCATTTGCAGGCTGGTATACAGACGCAGAGTTTACAAAAGCATTTGACGGAGTGGTTCCGGCACGTGACATCACACTTTATGCAAAATGGGATGTGCAGAGTGTAAACTACACAGTCAAGCATTGTCTGCAAAATGCCAATGATGACGGATATTCGCTGGGAGCACAGGAGAACTTCAACGCTGAT
This Ruminococcus hominis DNA region includes the following protein-coding sequences:
- a CDS encoding cation diffusion facilitator family transporter, whose product is METSDFQKVANKVSFITIIGNIVLSLLKLFAGIIAHSNAMISDAIHSASDVFSTFVVIIGIKVSSKSADKEHPYGHERLECEAAIILSLVLFITGLGIGLEALNNIMQGEYNNLQVPGMLALIAAIISIVSKEGMYWYTRHYAKKIDSSALMADAWHHRSDAISSIGALIGIAGARLGFPIMDSIASLVIFVFIVKAAYSIFKDAMDKMVDHSCDGDTENAIRACVRKNKNVRGIDLLQTRIFGNKIYVDIEIALDGTMTLQQAHNIAEEVHDEIENDFPKVKHIMVHVNPEK
- the bsh gene encoding choloylglycine hydrolase encodes the protein MCTAATYKTKDFYFGRTLDYEFSYGDQIAITPRNYPLHFRHAGDMENHYAIIGMAHVAGDYPLYYDAINEKGVGMAGLNFVGNAAYADVWSGVDNIAQFEFIPWILSQCSSIVEVRKLLGQINIVNTPFSEQFPLAQLHWIISDEKESITVESMADGMHIYDNPLGVLTNNPPFPQQMFQLNNYMHLSPKQPENNFGNGIELNAYSRGMGALGLPGDLSSSSRFVRVAFTKVNSFSGESEEESVSQFFHILGSVDQQRGCCEVSDGKYEITLYTSCCNATKGIYYYNTYENHQISAVDMHREDLESQKLICYPVIQGEKINFQN
- a CDS encoding IS4 family transposase, whose protein sequence is MYMTPATIRKRFFSVLETAEKNIHLYVNTPGSDMTRHRLCPFSDTVKSTLCLTMNRTNTELFNFFMSQNKKVPSKSAFTQQRKKLIADFFPYLLKSFNEKIPFTKTYKGFHLVAVDGSDINLPTNKNDFEYRIKQARSDNVFFQMHLNTLFDICENRYITAVTQPRPKMNETQAFCHMVDHCNLPENTILIADRGYASLNTMAHLIEKKKFFLIRWKSPSAPSAFLKDILPAETESDREIVLDVTRSKKNKHLCHGDKMKIVKNKRIFEPIPINDKKSVYTMKIRCTCIQLENGNYEYLISNLPLKNFSALDLRELYWKRWSIETSFRRLKYALSLVYLHSVNRELIIQEVYAKLIMYNFASLLHAFATEEKKKEQGKKKRKYEYKISFEDVLPIARRFIKHRMTNDIVKALMLRHQTAIRVKQQTARQVRSQTVKPLNNRA
- a CDS encoding response regulator transcription factor; this encodes MKTSDRVILPLVGSAFQPGKAAEAIERIEDKELAQIAQGEYYFFSAQAEKCVEMVKDYLDHDDVMLRLSADMLYIFANLTLGDPQAAQHTREDVHQCLTWAMQEDAPVNVKAACLFAFYVISTFLHIPPEKGTPPLQQYIPYLPIGQRLFAVSLLAHEIYLRQDYAKAKGVVQGAFLMADGVYPISMIYLGCVQAMCQINLKEQEEAIQTVTRAWERARPDKLMEPFIEYHGLLQGTLEVCIRRKEPEMYKKLADGVLAFSCGWMKIHNPKTQKAVTDLLTPLEFSIAMLACRDWTNKEIAEHLGLSVNTVKHYVSGILEKLQIDKRDKIKDFVNQ